Part of the Antechinus flavipes isolate AdamAnt ecotype Samford, QLD, Australia chromosome 2, AdamAnt_v2, whole genome shotgun sequence genome is shown below.
TAAAGAGGGAAATCATTCTAGGAGTAGCAATCAGATGCATGAAATTAAGGGCTTAAGTGTCTTGTTTGACCAAACAACTAGGAGGCTGGACCAAAGGATATAGGGAATGGGGAGGTGAGTAGGATTTcagaagcctggaaaggtaggttgggtTATAAAAAGGCTTTACCTGCAACATTTTGAATTCGATCCTGCAAGTGATAAGGAGTCACTGGATTTAGAGTAAGGGGATGACTTAGTCAgacctttgctttaggaaaatcacattagaatggagaatggattgcaGTGGGCAGAAACTTGAGGCAAGCAGACCCACTAGCAAGCTATTGCATAATCAAAATATGAGGTAATGAGGGCCTGCACTAGAATGGTGACAGtgttggaggagaaaaagaggtaTATTCAAGAGACACTGAAAAGATGAAACTGACAGATGTTGCCAACAGATTGGATGTGACTCCAAGTTGTAAGCTTAAGGGGCTGGGAGGAGAGTGTTGCCTCTATAGTAATAAGGAGATAGGAAGATAGGGTTTAAGGCAAGGGTGGGGAACGTCCAGGCTGTAGACCATATAAGATCCATGAAATTGTTTGCTAAAGCCTGTTGTAAGTAAGACTGCATAAAAAGAATGACTTacacttttaaaataagttttattgtatttaaatacaatttttaaaatagtacaaAATAGGCAGCATttggcacagtgtctgacacatagtagatacttcatAACTGtttattccctccctctctcttactAGAGAAATAGTATAAAAATCATCAGGGCCTAACAGCAAAAAAGGAGATGGGTTAGTAATAAGGCAGAAGTCTGATAGATAAATTTGTATTGTACAAAATATAatccacaaaatataaaaaacattgAAGAAGGCTTTTAGAATATTGGTAGACCAGCTATGAAGGATTTGTTCAAGGATGAAAACAATGAGCATAAAGAACCAATAAGGAGAGAGTAGAATCTGAGGGCATTTACACTTTGATGAAGTCATAAGAGTTACCAAAGTATACATTACTTTAAATACCACAGAGAGAGGGAGTTAAAGGAATATTAAACACACAAAATTATTCACCCTATACCAAGGAAAAGCCAACTTTATTTTGATCTGTCATTAAATAAGAATGATGGGCAACAATGGAACCGAGTTGAtactaaaaataaagcaaatgtttCCAATAAAATCAATGATTTTACTAAACAAGAATAGTAATTAACCcctatataatgaaaaaagacaCATAACCTTGGTAAATGTCATTATTTTggcttgaattgtttttttttttttaaacttgttatACTACTTCTCTATCCCAGCCCAATAACGAGATGGTTTGAAAACAGACAAATGTTAGCAGGCACCCTGGCAGAGAAATGAGGACCTTACCGTCACTTGCTTCAGTCCACCAAGGGGCACCTCAAAGGGCCAGCATGAATTTGCTTGGGGAACCTTTCCTCATTCCCAACTTAATCACAAATGTCCAATTCCTAAGCTCCCACCAAGCAGTAGATATCCATTTTCTGCTGGATGTCAACATCCCATCCCCTTCTTGGCTGGAAATAACACAGACACTTTAACCTTTGGGCCCACTCAAACTATCCCCTTCCCAACAGTCACTGGTTGAGGACTATCTGTCTTGCCATTGCTCCCTAAGATCCACAGTCTTACTGTTTTGTCAGCTGGACTCAAGGCCTTTTCACCTGCCATGAAGCTGAATTCTCTCTTATGTGCTGTCTACATGACAGCATgagatccttgaaggcaggaaccatctctcctttctttttgtatcttcaaaaTTTGTACTGTTCTTGCCAAACAGTATTTTTCAGTTGCTTTTCTGTTCCATGATGTTCCAATGTCTAACCTTTTCGCATATCCACCTAGTCTGCATTTGTTGtccttgctgttgctgttgctgttgctgttgctgctgctacttaCCTTTAAGCTTTTTCATCTGGGAAGCTTTCAATTTCTTGCTCAAATGATAAGGTAATGAGAAGTACCAATAATACTGGTAGTGAAGCAGATATAATGCTTTTTCACAGTTTCTGCCTTAGTCAGCTTAAAATTCCTTGTCTCTAGCAACAACATAGGAAGGGGAAATTTCCAGTTCCCTTTATTACCTTTGTCCTTGGcaaattcagaattattttgtaGTTTAGTTTTCCTCTTAACAATCATTCAAAAATAATCCTTCTTTACAGCTTGGTAGGTGAATTCCTTCTATTTTGACGGTCCTTTATTAGTAGAAGGAATGTTTTTGCTATTAATCACTAATAGGTATCACATGGACTTTTGGCCCCTCATCAATATATATCagaattttaaatctttataaaTATCAATATGTTCCTCACACCAGGAAGTCTATATTTTTTAGTGAAGTTTGCTTTAACCAACTTAAATATTTCATGATAAATATAATTCTTGGCTTTCAaagtaacttcattttctttctgcatttataaaatgtgagAAGAATGTATATTTTACTATTAAAATTCCAGCCACTCTGTcatatatacacaatttgatGGTGAAATTTCACCACCTTCATGGCAGTCATCAAAAACCTgtgggaacaaaagaaaaagtttccaattaatcttaagttttaaaaacaatttcactACAGACACAGATGTCAATTATATCATACCCTActacaataaaaatctatttcttaggATCAACTGATAGTCTACTTATTTCAAGCAACattcaaaatgaaattctttgaattttaaagaattggGATAGTGTCTAATAATGTATCATCACAGGATATGACTTTCAGTTGCAAGGTAAATTTATCAATAAATTCGGGAATTTTTAATATACCACTAAAATGAAATGctcatattaatcattttatctAAGGTGGCATTATGAAGTAGTGGATACTGCTAGACGAGGCATAAGGAAAACCTTAGTTTAAATCCTGCCTGTGACACTTAATGGCGTATGAACTTAGGAAAATCATGTAACCTTTCTGTGGCTCCTCTATTTTAAAATACaggttatcaaaaaaaaataaaaagaatgatcttCTAAACCATGACTTGagttttctcaatttccttatctctttaccTTAACGTTTCtctgttttaattaatttatttcttccctctctttctttcttaagaCCTTTATTAATCATCTCTCCTTTCTTGCATTTTTAATCTCTCTACCAAATGTACCTACCAACATGTTCAATTTTCTCTAATATtctccaattattattatttatattatacctCCAATTCTCCCCCTATGTTCTCAACAAATTTCTTAAGAGAAATTAGTCTACACTTCTTGTCTCTATTCTTCCATCCCCTATAAATTCTTGCAATTAAGACTTTTTTTGCTCTAGTCAAATTGCTGGTAACAAAGACCTCTTAATATATGATCtaatagctttatttttcttgttccttcTGAAGATGAAATTGTCAAACACCCCTTCTTCCTGAAATCTTATACtcaatttgctttttaatatttcaaatactGAACTTTGCATTTCTACTCACTAAATCAGTACTTTTTTCTGACTTTGAAATGTCTATCACTAGCACTCAAGCTGGAAAACACTGGgatcatctttgattcttctctctcttatttgtgAAATATAGCCAGTTGCTAAGACCGTTGAAACATTTTATCTCCATAGAGTCACTTATAAATCATAATTCTACTATCTTAGATGGAATCCATATTATCTTACCATCAACCAATAATAGTATAATAGAAAAAGCACTAAAGCTTTGAaagtcctgggtttgaattctcCCTCTGAAATTTACTAGTGGGgatgatcttggataaatcattgaATCTTTACAAGTCTgaatttccccaactgtaaaatggaaaaaatatctgTATTATTTACCTCAAGGagctattgtgagaatcaaatgagctaatataaaatgttttgtaaaaattaaagcttAACATGATTGCTAGTTTTGATTATAGGACGTTTGTATGAATGTCATAAATGATCTGCCTTCAgtgttttcccatttccttcaaccTATCTTTTATACTGTCTCCAGATTAATCTTAGCATTAGAAGAACTAGAATTTAAGACTATCTTGAAAGACCAATCTGTATCAATtgatgtactttatttttttttttaatccataaagcaaagaaaagagaaagtaggatgaattttttttcataggaaaatttatgtgtgtgtgtgtgtgtatgtgtgagaatTAGTGTGTCTGGTCCTTTCTAAAGCAAAACTCTGATAATGCCATTAAACTGTTCAAAAACTTTCAGTGGTTGCTCATTTCCAACTGAATGAAGTTGAAATTTAGTATCCTGGCTCAGAATGATATCTCAGTATCCTGAGATGTTAAAACATAATTTAGTCTTAAACTATCTTTCTAATCTAATTTCCTATTAACTTACTACTACTTCTGTGCCTGGTCAAATCAAAACATTAATCATGCTCTGAATCTATCTTGTGCTTTTCCACCTATGTGCTTTTGGTCAGATTATCCTTTTGCCTAGAAATCCTTGTTCCTCCCTTTGTGgaaattttactcatttttaaatcttcattttaaaatcactttcatGAAATACAGCCTTCTATAACTTCATAGGATGAAGTGATTTCTCTATCCTTTGAATCTGATagcattgtttttatttcttgagtGTTATTTTCAATATCCACTCTTGTAGTTATCTATATAAATGTAGTAGGAGCAGTGTGAACTTGagatcagaagacttggatttattTCCTAATTCTGATAATTAATGTCTGCGAGACtatgtcttcatctataaaaaggaacaATGATACTTAAAACTATCTACCTTTCAGGGGTGTGgtgaaaaagcattttgtaaacctttaatACCATATAAATGTGAAGTACTATCATATCACTAGCTTAAGTTTCTTATGTGTATGtagtgtatataatatatacataatatgtatgtgtgtatgtagaagTGTGTTTAactgtgtgtgcatacacatgtatataaaatcataaaagtattattcatctttgtattgTTCATGATATCTTATATATagagtatttaataaaatattttttcaaataaacgAATACAAATAGATTtataaatatggtaaaaataaatttctaccaaacattttaatTCTAGCACAAATTTTTAATGCTAGAatgttatcagaaaaaaattaaattttacctCTATTTATATATGAAGTAATTAGAGCATAAAAAGCCCAATtacaggggcagttaggtggatagagcaccagttctgaagtcaggaagacctgagttcaaatgtgaatttaaacacttaacacttcctagttgtgtgaccttgggcaattcacttaggcaagaaccccaattacctcaggaaaaaaaaaacccatttacAAAAAGAACAATTCAACAGTAGATCTTAGTAAAAGACAAGGAGGTAAAGAATATtttgtagagaaaagaaaaggtaaatgatttgcccacttGATAAAACTAATTAGCTTTGGggattaaaaattcaaattttctaatgCTCAGGGTGCGCAATCCATTCTTGATCCCATGATAAATATGACTgcaaaaaaaaacataatctgCTCAATGAGGCCAAAAATTATGATAGAGCAAATTCATATGTGACAGTTCATGGTTACCCACAACAGTCTTTCAACTAGTTTTATTTCTGCTAGGTTAGATATTTAGTAGGTTCATTTTGatagcaattaaaaaatataaaatagcctAACTTACCGGACAGAGTCCACAAGGTGCTCGAACTAAGCCAGTAGGCTGTATGATGGGACTAACAGCCCTATACAGTTTCATATGTCCATCTACACTGCCAACTGTACCTTCTTTGGCAGCAATGATGGTCATTTCCACTTTGCCATCATAAATAAGTGTGTTCAAAATTGTTTCAATATCTTCCATAGACAATTccacctaaaaaaaaaacaaaaaaaccctcatGATACTATGTGTAACAGAGATTGAAAGGTTCATATATAAggctctttttctgttttttttttaaaacctagaaactgttcatatttgtcatatgtaaaatagagaaggaaaaaattataaaaactgaaataatagaTGATCACATGTAATTTTAAGGTTTACTAagtagtatttttattcttttgagtcAAGTTAACAAGTagttaataagcacctactacattCCAGGCATTGTGAATATAACTTGTGAGCCCAACAACAACCTTATAAGGCAAGATTTACATGTATTATTGTAGTCATTTAGGATAGGATACTGAAtctcagagaatttaaatgtCTAGTCCAcagacctgtcagattggctagaatgacagggaaagataatgcagaatgttggaggggatgtggaaaaacagggacactgatacattgttggtggaattgtgaacacatccaaccactctggagagcaatctggaattatgctcaaaaagttatcaaactgtgcataccctttgatccagcagtgttacttctgggcttatatcccaaagaaatactaaagaagggaaagggacctgtatgtgccaaaatgtttgtggcagccctgtttgtagtggctagaagctggaaaatgagtggatacccatcaattggagaatggttgagtaaattgtggtatatgaatgttatggaatattatttttctgtaagaaatgaccagcaggatgaatacagagaggcttggagagacttacatgaactgatgctaagggaaatgagcagaaccaggagatcattatatacctcaacaatgatactgtatgaggatgtattctgatggaagtgaatctcttcgataaagagaactaattcagtttcaattgatcaaggatggacagaagcaactacacccaaagaaagaacactgggaaatgaatataaactgcttacatttttgtttttcttcctgggttatttataccttctgaatccaattctccctgtgcaacaagagaactgtttggttctgcacacatgtattgtatctaggatatactgtaacctatttaacatgtaaaggactgcttgccatctgagggagggggtggggggagggagaggaaaaatcagaacaaaagtgagtgcaagggataatgctgtaaaaaaaaattactctggcatgggttctgtcaataaggcatgggttctatcaataaaaagttattaaaaaaaaaaaagaattgcacagatttaacctacaaaataaataaataaataaatgtctagTCCAtggttaaatagtaattgttaagaggcaggatttgatcataagtctttctgactccatgtctaACACTCTAGACACTTTTGAGATGCAGCCTTTACAAGTTAAAATTCAATTTAGTTCAgctgaacaagcatttattcaagtTTTGCTTATGCACCAGGCACTATTCCAAGCACcagtatacaaagacaaatatgaatcCAATTCCcaatctcaaggagcttacattttgctGAGTAGAAACAGCATAGACAAGtaagataaaatatatgcaaactaaatataaagcaatttcaaTGGTTATGGTGAGGAGATGTGGAAATAACTCATTAATCAAAGCTCTCTGAAAGAGGCAACACTTGAGCTAGGGATTATAAAAgcagagataataaagaatattattagACTGGGTGCTAGGAAGGATCTTAGAAGTTATCTAGTTCTACCTCCTGCATTTAGTTTAAGAGGTAACAGATGCCCacagacttgcccaaggtcacacacatgGGGTAAGCAccaaggggaaaattggaatccAGGTCTTGAGACTATAGGAACTATGATCTTTCTGCTATTCTACACTGCATCCTTGCGCAGAGCTTCCTTGCCTTTGATTCAAAGGAAGGACATGCAGGATGATTctgaaaggaaatgaagaagagcTGGACAGCTAAGGACAGAGAATATTCAGGAGAAAGTCGCCATGAAAACACAGCGGAAAAAATAACCCAACGAATCAGGTGGTTAGTAGAATCAAATACTGcagagaaatcaatgaaaaagacATTGGATTTAACAACTAAAGAGAATATGCCTTTCAGTATTTCCAATTATCAAAATTTTACAATTACAcaaggaaatttggaagaaggaggggaagccCAGGCAATAAAAGAATGTGGCTGAACCAGACAATCTTACAGCCTCTTTCAGCCAGAAATCCATAGCTCCTGAGAGGTGTATAGGCAGCCTATGGCACAGTGCTTAAACAGAACCCAAATTCAGATTTCTGTCCAATGAACCAAAATACTTGCTAAAATATTCATTCTTCCAAGTTAGAAAtctaagtctttcaaagaaaaaagaattctttctaaAGCTAAGAATTACTTGATGAAAGATATGGTGCTTTATTATACATTCTGTACAACAGGTGATAGAGGACAGCAccacagagtgctgggcctggagacaggaaggcccgagttcaaatctagtctcagacacttactagcttacTACCTTGTGGAAGCTACTTACCCATtgcctgtctcagttttcttaatggtaaaatggggatgagcacttacttcccaaggttgctgtgaggataaaatgagacaatatacaaagcatctttttttccttttcttcatttcttccttttcttcaactAACCTGAAGCCTTAGAAATCACCAGAGCCAACATGGAAAGGAAATCAAGTCATCTGGTTATCTGCAGTCTCCCCTGTGTGCTTGGGCTCAAGCTCCACTCTCTGGGACACAAGATGCTGCTCTGTCTATGCTAGGACAAACCTGACCAGATGTACTCAGCCCTCTCTTGGATCCTTAAACAAAAGGATCTTTTTCAAGACCCTTCTCTAAACCTGGATCTTAACCTGATTTGGCTCTGTCAGTATGCTGCTCACTtccctgctttttattttattttattttttttgtttttggtaaagcaattggggttaagtgacttgcccagagtcacacagctaataagtgttaagtgtctgaggtcggccagattttaactcatgttttcctgacttcagggccagtgctctatccactgtgctatctagctgccctttttattttcttaaaaggaaaaaaagccatcTAGCTCCCAAATTCTGAAGGACATTTGTCAAATACTGATTTAAGCCCACATTCTCAGGTCTAGTAATAATTTGTCTTTGGACAAGCGCTTAGAGCAACTGCAGGACATTAAGACTGATGAAAACGTCTTATGAGCtaaaatgtaataaaagaaaaaggtttgAAACTTGATACTGACCTTACTAATGCCTAATTcacaaatatatttccatacttcATGAGATGAAGCAAATGAACTGTTTCTTTGTATCATGGGGTTCTGTTTGCTTTCTCTAGCTGTTTCTGCCTAAAAAAAGTGTAAGGAAAAATTTCAGTTAGGAGAAATATTGATGAAtggtttttttaaatacataatttataCAATGCTGTCAAGCTAAAGAAATTAGGTTAAGCAAACAAACCTAGTTTAGCatatttgattttgagatgttatttaaaagaattaaatatagacaaaaaaaattatagcagtaAAACTTATTTTACCTTGCTTTGTAAGAATTTAAAACACTGTTGGTTTAGAACTTCTACAAATTCAGATTCAAAATCTTGGTCACTATACCAGGCTCCACCAGTTACTGATCTATCAGGTTGTAAA
Proteins encoded:
- the POLR3F gene encoding DNA-directed RNA polymerase III subunit RPC6, whose protein sequence is MAEVKVKAQPPDADPVEIENRIIELCHQFPHGITDQVIQNEMPHIEAQQRAMAINRLLSMGQLDLLRSNTGLLYRIKESQNTGKMKGSDNQEKLVYQIIEDAGNKGIWSRDIRYKSNLPLTEINKILKNLESKKLIKAVKSVAASKKKVYMLYNLQPDRSVTGGAWYSDQDFESEFVEVLNQQCFKFLQSKAETARESKQNPMIQRNSSFASSHEVWKYICELGISKVELSMEDIETILNTLIYDGKVEMTIIAAKEGTVGSVDGHMKLYRAVSPIIQPTGLVRAPCGLCPVFDDCHEGGEISPSNCVYMTEWLEF